The Spirochaetales bacterium genome segment CGAATTGATAATGAATCGGGCTCGCGGGACAGGCCAGGTTGTATACCTCGTCGACTTCGATATATAAAGGCCATGTGATATCATGGCGTATCAACTCAAAAGAATCGTAGTCCATCAGGCCTCTTATATTCCGTTTGGTACCGGTAAAAAAATTATCGATACATAGTACCTCGCATCCTTTTTGCAGCAGGTTTTTACATAAATGAGAACCGATAAAACCGGCGCCGCCTGTAATTAAAATCCGATTATTACGATATCGTTTCATGATGTTTCCTTATTATATATGGTATTCAATGCATCTATAAGTTATAGTGTACAATAATAGCACAAATCATCGGGACTGAATATAAAAAAAAAATTTTTACGGGAATTGAACGTAATAGCTTCGAAAAATATTTTTCTGACATGCGACACTCGATTGCCTGTTTTTCTAAAATGAAAAACATGGCTTTCGGCGAGGTTTTCTCACAGGCAGCCGGCGGTTAAAGCATTGTGTTATTATAGTGGTATATTCATTCCGTTATTATTTTCATGTATGGGTATAACGGGTGTCATTTCGCTTTTTCTCAGAGGAGAAGAAGATTGACCAGAAAGAGGAGGTGGTTTCGCACATATCTTCCTGTTTCCAGCTCGATATCGATATCCCAGATAGTTCCCTGAAAGCCCTCCTGTTCCACGGTATGCAATGAAAGTTCTTTTGTCTGATCTTCCAGCTTTTTTGTCAGCGTACCGTAGAAGGACCGCTGGTTCGTGAAAAAACTCATTAGCCGGTCTATGTTCGATATTGTGTAAAATGCTTCATCGGATAATCGGTTTTTGAGTGTCTCATCATCGAGCAGCGTTTTAAAAATACTTTTTTTATTGAATGTCGCTCGATTGAGTGTCGAAAGAATCTCGTCGTAGTATAGATCGACCTCGGTTTTTATAATATCTCCGTCCTGGTCCGAAAAAAGGAATCCGCTTCGCCGAAGAAGGAGTTCGCGTATATGCAGAAGCAATTCGGTGATATGTGCGAGATAGCCGTCAGCTGTGCGATAAAAGGAGATCATATCGGTCTGGTTGGTAATGAGCGTTTCAAACTCCCGAATATGAGTTTCCAGTTTTGTGTAGATGGCGTAGTTCGCGGGATTATCGGGAAGAAGGTGTGTCCCGCCCGCAAGGCGTTGCGAGCTTTTTTGGGTATTTTCACCGGCGTTCTCAAGGATACGATTGAGATAAATGAGAGATGATTCCGCACGAAGAGTGGAAACAAGCATAACGGAAAATAAAATATACCATACATATCTATGCGGATGCATTAATGTCGCCTTTGCTATAAAGGTACTCCGGCGGTATGGTCTGCGTCAATAGAGAGTACAAATGTGATACTGAATTATTGGCGCTTCTGAAAACCTGCTTTACGGATTTTCAGAAGCGCCAATTTATTTGAATAATAAGATGTTTTTCATATATACTTCGTAAACGGCAACATCATTTCTGTTAACAAGGAGGATAAAAATGATAAAAGGAGCAAGACGCTGGAATGACCGGTATGAAACCTTTTATACCCAGACAAACAATCCGACTGAAGGGCTTTTAAAAAAACTTGTCAAAAAACTGACCGCCGGCTGGCTTGAAACATGCGGCCCCACCGCTGCATGTTCATGTCTTGCCGCGGTCGGTTATGGCCTTTCGATTACAACACCCGGAGGATACAGTCCTCAGCATGAAGAAATACTTTCCGATTTTTTGAATGATCCGCGCAATTACGCAAAGCTGGAAGAAATCCGAAAAGGGGTTGAACATATTCCCGGAAACAGGATTCCCCAATTTTATCCCTTTGCCGTAAAGGAAGTATACGGGGCAAAAGGGAAGTTTATGTGGCTCAAAGGGCTTGAGGAGATTGCGCGCATCCTGCAATCAGGAAAGGCGATACAGTTGTGTCTGAAAAAGCCGGGACATTATATTGCCGCGGTTGCCTATGACGATGAAACGAATGAGATCATATTCAATGATCCGTGGCCCCAACGGAGTGGTTTGAAAAAAGGCGGTTTTAACGAACGGATGGACCGGCGGGAATATGAAACGAACGTACATTCGTTCATTGTCGTCTACGAAGGGGTATGATTTTTTCGTCAATCTCCAATAACGCGTGAGGTAATGGAATCAGTAACGGAAAACAATTACGGGGACGAAATCAAAGGCGGCGGAACATTCGCCGTACTTGGAGAGGGAAAGAAATATTGATGCCGATAGAATGGGGCCGTCACGGAAGGCGTCCGGACGGCCCCGCCAACCGGCTAACCGATTGCATCCGAACCGGTTTCCCCGCTTCGAATGCGTATGCATTCCCCGAGATCGACGATGAAAATCTTGCCGTCGCCGATTTCACCGGTTCTGGCGCCGGAGGTGATCGCGTCAATGGTCGGTTTGACGAAATCCTCGTTCACCGCGATTTCCAGTCGAACCTTTTTCAACAGATTGACCTCGATATCGACGCCGCGGTAACGTTCGGTATATCCCATCTGCTGCCCGCACCCGACCGCATTGGTCACCGACATTTTATATATTTTCGCCTTGTAAAGTTCCTGTTTAACATCGGACAGTCTGTGCGGCTGTATATAGGCGATAATCAGTTTCATGGCATACTCCTTTCTTATCATACGGGAATGTCCGGTTCAACCCGCCGCATCACGCTTTTTTCCGGGTTGTCCGGATAAAAGTTCCCTCACGACAGTAACTGTTACTGTGTGATAAAAATCTGGAAACCGCTATAGGATTCCATACCGTGTTCCTCGATATCGAGGCCTTTGAGTTCTTCTTCCGGAGTGACCCGGAGGCCGATGGTTTTTTTGATCGCGAAAAAGAGGGCAAGCGAAGTAATCGCGACCCAGCACCCGACGCTTACGACACCTATGGTCTGCGTACCGAGAAGCCCGAACCCGCCCCCGAAAAACAGACCGTCGACACCGCCGTATGCCGATTCCGCGAACAGACCGACGGCGAGTGTGCCGAAAGCACCGCACACACCGTGTACGGATACCGCACCCACGGGGTCGTCGATGTGAAGCACCTTATCGATAAACTCGACGGACGCAACGACGATGATACCAGCCAGAAGACCGATGACGATCGAACTACCGGGTGAAACGGAGGAGCAGCCCGCGGTAATCGCGACCAGGCCGGCGAGTGCGCCGTTCAGCGACATGCTCGGATCCGGTTTTCCGAAACGCAGCCATGAAAAAATCATTGCGGAAAT includes the following:
- a CDS encoding C39 family peptidase; translation: MIKGARRWNDRYETFYTQTNNPTEGLLKKLVKKLTAGWLETCGPTAACSCLAAVGYGLSITTPGGYSPQHEEILSDFLNDPRNYAKLEEIRKGVEHIPGNRIPQFYPFAVKEVYGAKGKFMWLKGLEEIARILQSGKAIQLCLKKPGHYIAAVAYDDETNEIIFNDPWPQRSGLKKGGFNERMDRREYETNVHSFIVVYEGV
- a CDS encoding P-II family nitrogen regulator, whose translation is MKLIIAYIQPHRLSDVKQELYKAKIYKMSVTNAVGCGQQMGYTERYRGVDIEVNLLKKVRLEIAVNEDFVKPTIDAITSGARTGEIGDGKIFIVDLGECIRIRSGETGSDAIG